In Arachis hypogaea cultivar Tifrunner chromosome 17, arahy.Tifrunner.gnm2.J5K5, whole genome shotgun sequence, a single window of DNA contains:
- the LOC112766833 gene encoding uncharacterized protein isoform X1 translates to MAKLEAQLRMIVDSVSNFFSGKDQLPWCDPDIVALRRRNCSFYETIPCCDGSLCNQFMEDHNTATFPSKKQELLQAREKHKEEQVIALKQSMQSGMAQTMKEQAQLREEMAYQYKLGNFEAATAIQRRLDIASMNKYREKSFLIKEFGDSFMEHHLGDMNKQLRLKLEAEGFNLKPMKSLWSSTSVAANSNFTFQPSQTNNPMDCQPEPFLQIGLKNRWWSCCKISQT, encoded by the exons ATGGCGAAGCTTGAAGCTCAGCTCAGAATGATAGTGGACTCCGTTAGTAACTTCTTCTCCGGCAAAGACCAGCTTCCCTGGTGTGACCCTGACATCGTCGCT ttaAGGAGGAGGAATTGCAGCTTCTATGAAACAATTCCCTGTTGTGATGGATCATTGTGTAATCA ATTCATGGAGGATCACAACACAGCTACCTTCCCTTCCAAAAA GCAAGAATTGTTGCAAGCACGTGAAAAGCATAAGGAAGAGCAAGTGATTGCTTTGAAGCAGTCTATGCAAAGTGGAATG GCACAGACAATGAAAGAGCAAGCTCAACTGAGGGAGGAAATGGCATACCAATACAAGCTTGGTAACTTTGAG GCTGCTACTGCAATTCAGAGAAGGTTGGATATAGCTTCCATGAATAAATATCGAGAAAAGAGCTTTCTGATCAAAGAATTTGGTGACAGTTTCATG GAGCACCATCTTGGAGATATGAATAAGCAACTTAGGCTCAAG CTTGAGGCAGAAGGGTTCAATCTAAAACCTATGAAAAGCTTGTGGAGTTCAACTTCAGTTGCTGCAAACAGCAACTTTACCTTTCAGCCTTCTCAAACCAATAACCCTATGGATTGCCAACCTGAGCCTTTCTTGCAAATAGG TCTGAAGAATCGTTGGTGGAGCTGCTGCAAAATCTCGCAGACATAG
- the LOC112766833 gene encoding uncharacterized protein isoform X2, with translation MAKLEAQLRMIVDSVSNFFSGKDQLPWCDPDIVALRRRNCSFYETIPCCDGSLCNQFMEDHNTATFPSKKQELLQAREKHKEEQVIALKQSMQSGMAQTMKEQAQLREEMAYQYKLGNFEAATAIQRRLDIASMNKYREKSFLIKEFGDSFMEHHLGDMNKQLRLKSEESLVELLQNLADIDITFQG, from the exons ATGGCGAAGCTTGAAGCTCAGCTCAGAATGATAGTGGACTCCGTTAGTAACTTCTTCTCCGGCAAAGACCAGCTTCCCTGGTGTGACCCTGACATCGTCGCT ttaAGGAGGAGGAATTGCAGCTTCTATGAAACAATTCCCTGTTGTGATGGATCATTGTGTAATCA ATTCATGGAGGATCACAACACAGCTACCTTCCCTTCCAAAAA GCAAGAATTGTTGCAAGCACGTGAAAAGCATAAGGAAGAGCAAGTGATTGCTTTGAAGCAGTCTATGCAAAGTGGAATG GCACAGACAATGAAAGAGCAAGCTCAACTGAGGGAGGAAATGGCATACCAATACAAGCTTGGTAACTTTGAG GCTGCTACTGCAATTCAGAGAAGGTTGGATATAGCTTCCATGAATAAATATCGAGAAAAGAGCTTTCTGATCAAAGAATTTGGTGACAGTTTCATG GAGCACCATCTTGGAGATATGAATAAGCAACTTAGGCTCAAG TCTGAAGAATCGTTGGTGGAGCTGCTGCAAAATCTCGCAGACATAGATATTACATTCCAAGGTTGA